The following proteins come from a genomic window of Dermacentor albipictus isolate Rhodes 1998 colony chromosome 8, USDA_Dalb.pri_finalv2, whole genome shotgun sequence:
- the LOC135900767 gene encoding neurofilament heavy polypeptide-like codes for MGSDFVVASDRAYAGPGTDTLLRARARWHSGLPSQSGTLHVTRRPSSVRRSASRERLEQEELQHGEPPVAMPLPSEAEDPQEASASAMHLAIPPSALSFKESSQISGASVAPPPELPEKFRPEASNISKEAHPAEEVRDDVRKKHIGTEDRGALHKSVDHRHAAQDTTSSTTAPKALPGKLLSPAPPTDDVHRPSKGDLCPEPGRNEKPKQGMDKLPSERSATRGFEKPAEKPAVREAAPLEADEPQPKAKQQRGGMGTVGGPEQRVAARQDSAGKNAMDRRHNPRARRRRPKHVEERQAAPHPNSVPYKPTMAMLPVQDDTTFLGGPTAGAIVKHGEQGATGKSQGVLPQSHEPTRKSVGQEGSLSSRKSTKSAESAAKLASPASAPVRNVQENPISAQKSPKSGKQASLSVSSVRVLGESAAIKRPPDMPGTKPSVHEGPCATQDAAVLAKNIPKSTVATAEQLRAGVDDRPQVPSAEEKPKRDPIPEAKREKKGKSKTRRKGHKRHHKKETG; via the exons ATGGGTTCGGACTTCGTGGTGGCCAGCGACCGCGCCTACGCCGGGCCGGGAACGGACACCCTGCTCAGGGCGCGCGCGCGCTGGCACAGCGGCCTCCCGTCGCAGTCCGGCACCCTGCACGTGACCCGACGCCCGAGCTCGGTGCGCCGGTCGGCGAGCCGCGAGAGACTGGAGCAGGAGGAGCTGCAACACGGCGAGCCCCcg GTAGCAATGCCTCTGCCTTCGGAGGCCGAGGATCCCCAGGAAGCCAGTGCGTCCGCCATGCATCTGGCCATCCCGCCCAGCGCCCTGTCTTTCAAGGAAAGCTCACAGATTTCCGGAGCTTCCGTTGCCCCGCCTCCCGAGTTGCCGGAGAAATTTCGCCCCGAAGCGAGCAACATATCCAAGGAG GCCCATCCAGCCGAAGAAGTCCGCGACGATGTTCGCAAAAAACACATTGGTACCGAAGATAGAGGCGCGCTGCATAAATCCGTTGACCATCGTCACGCCGCTCAAGACACTACCTCCTCTACGACAGCCCCAAAGGCCTTACCTGGCAAACTCCTCTCGCCGGCGCCCCCTACCGATGATGTGCACAGACCAAGCAAAGGCGATCTGTGCCCGGAACCGGGGCGTAACGAAAAGCCGAAACAAGGAATGGATAAGCTTCCGTCTGAGCGGTCCGCCACTCGAGGCTTCGAAAAGCCTGCAGAAAAGCCCGCAGTCAGGGAGGCAGCACCACTGGAAGCTGACGAACCGCAGCCAAAAGCAAAGCAGCAGCGAGGAGGGATGGGCACCGTAGGTGGTCCGGAACAACGTGTGGCGGCCAGACAGGATTCCGCTGGAAAGAATGCTATGGACAGACGGCACAATCCTCGGGCTAGACGTCGCAGACCGAAGCATGTAGAAGAGAGG CAAGCTGCTCCTCACCCAAACTCAGTGCCTTACAAGCCCACTATGGCTATGCTTCCCGTTCAGGATGACACGACGTTTCTAGGGGGGCCGACAGCAGGAGCCATCGTCAAACACGGCGAGCAAGGTGCGACTGGCAAATCGCAAGGTGTGCTCCCTCAAAGCCACGAACCTACGAGAAAAAGCGTCGGGCAAGAGGGCTCCTTGTCCTCAAGAAAGTCGACCAAGTCTGCGGAGTCTGCAGCAAAGCTGGCTTCCCCTGCAAGCGCTCCGGTCAGAAACGTACAAGAGAATCCGATCAGCGCACAGAAGTCGCCCAAATCCGGAAAGCAGGCCTCGTTGTCAGTCTCCAGCGTAAGGGTTCTTGGTGAGTCAGCCGCGATAAAGCGACCTCCTGACATGCCTGGGACAAAGCCGAGCGTCCACGAAGGTCCTTGTGCTACCCAGGACGCAGCCGTACTCGCAAAGAACATTCCAAAGTCAACAGTGGCAACAGCGGAACAGCTAAGAGCCGGGGTCGATGATAGACCGCAGGTTCCTTCGGCAGAAGAGAAGCCTAAACGGGACCCGATTCCGGAGGCTAAGCGTGAAAAGAAAGGCAAGTCAAAGACTCGGAGAAAAGGCCACAAGCGCCACCACAAGAAAGAGACAGGTTAA